The Rhodothermaceae bacterium genome contains the following window.
GGAGGTACTGATGCTGGCTTACATGAATCAGGATACATTGGAACAAACGCTGAGAACCGGGACCATGACGTATTGGAGTCGGTCACGAGGATGTGTGTGGGTTAAAGGGGAAACCAGTGGGCAGTTCCAAATCGTGAAATCCGCAAAATTGGATTGCGATCGGGATACATTACTGTTCATGGTAGAGCAGCAGGGGGGTGGTGCATGCCATACGGGAGCTCGAACCTGCTTTTTTCGGGATTTAATGTAAGGAGGATTCGAGTAGGATCGGCCTCGAGATGGGATGATTCAAACTTCACATACAGATAGGCTCAGGTGCCGGGTAAGGGTATTTGTCTCAGCAGCGTAGGTAGTCTGGTCCAGTGCGGTCATCTTTCCGGCGAATCGACTCAATGACGATCTGGAAGTCCACATTTTGCTTGGCATCCGTAATCTTGATGGTAGGATGTCTGATTGAAAACCAGATATCGGAGCCGGATTGGATTGTTGATCGGGCAGATGTATTGGATGCCGAAGAAGAGAGTGCTCTGTTAAATCTGCTTTCCGATTTCTACGACAGTACATCCGTTACGATTGTCGGAGTAACAGCAGAATCTATACGAGGGCAATCCATAGAGCTGCATGCGGCATCGTTGTATGCATCATGGGAACTAGGGTCTATCGAAACTCATAACGGAATTTTGGTCCTCCTCCGGGCAGATGAGCGCTTGGTGCAGATTACCGTAGGTAGTGGCATGGCACAGGAGTTACCATCGCTGGTGCTTGATTCGATTAAGGTCGAGATGGCGGAGCTATTTGGTTTGGGTGACTATTACGGTGGTTTCGAGAGGGGTTTTGATATGCTCATGCGCCGTGCCGGTGCAGTCCCGTGGACGATCGCATACACGAGCATTTTTGATGCCGAACGTGACTCGTTGCACAGTATGGATGAGATTGTGTCCACAGAAGGCGTGATTACAGGATTTCAAGAGGATTTGGTTATACTCACGGATTCCGATGGACGAGATGTTCGTTTGATGGTCCCCACAGAAGCACCAATTCTTTCTTTAGAGGATGTGATCGGATTTACCGGGCGTATTGTGCAACTACAGCCGATACAGGTTCAGGTGCTGAATTTGGAGGCAGACTATACACTTGAGTTATTGAATTAAACCTTTGGAGGTCCTGATGACAATGAATCGGCGCGAATTTACGCAGCGCACTTCTTCGGCTGCCTTACTAACGTTCTTTCCCGTGAGCATTATCAGTAAACGGCCTGAGCCGGGTGAACTGATCGGTCACGGAGATTACCGCTATCGGGTACACCGAACCTGGGGAGACCTGGATTCTGAGGTTACCCCGATAAATAACTGCCACGAGATGGTACAGGATCAGGCCGGCCGGCTGATCATGATCGGGGATGAGACACGCAATAACATACTTATCTATGATACCTCAGGCAATTTGCTTGACACATGGGGCAGTGACTATCCTTATGGGCATGGGTTAACAATTTGGGAGGCAGGTGGAGAAGAATTCCTGTTCATTTGCGACAATGGTTTTGATGGGAATCCGCAGGTAGTGAAGACGACCTTGGCGGGAGAGGTTGTCATGAGGTTACCACATCCTAAAGCAGTTGGGGCATATGAGGAATCCGATGCTTTTCATCCTACAGAAACTGCCATCGCTCCGAATGGCGATATCTATGTGGCTGATGGGTACGGATCACAGTGGATTCTCCAGTTCAATTCTAAAGGAGAATATATTCGCAAGTTTGGGGGTAGGGGGGATGAGGATCACCAGTTTCAGACAGCTCATGGTGTATGCGTAGATCTGCGCAATCCAGAGATGCCATCGTTGGTGTGTACCAGCCGAGGGCATAATGCATTCAAAAGGTTCTCGTTGAGTGGAGATTATCTCTCGACGATTTTTCTGCCGGGTGCGTACGTTTGCCGTGCGGTCATTCACGGAGAAACCATGTATTCAGGTGTATGCTGGTCAAGGCTTCGCTATCTGAATCAGACACCCGATTCCGGTTTTGTTACAATCCTGGACAAACATGATCAGGTTGTATCAAATCCAGGGGGGACTCCACCAGTCTACGAAAATGGCCAGTTGCAACTCATGCTACAGGAGAAGGCGATATTCAATCATTGTCATGATGTGTGTGTAGACAATGATGAAAATCTGTATGTCTGCCAGTGGAATGCAGGGAAAACCTATCCTATTAAACTGGAACGGGTTTAGCAGCCCTTATTGAATACTACTTTTCGATTGCGCGAGCTGTTTGCTTCAAAGTAGCTCACGGTCTGAGTACTGGTATCAACAAAAAATCGGATTACAGGCATTAACCACGAATCGCTGGTAAAGACATTTTCAAGGGCATTCGTCAATTCAAATTCTTTGCCGCGTGGCCCGGTCGCAATCAGTTTTCCATCCTCAGTACGCATCCAGTAGGATACGCCAAGCTCCGCGCTGTTGTAGCACCCTTCAAATGGCGTAAGGTCAATCTCTTTCGGTAATGGTAGCCTCTCGGCTTCAAGGTCCGTTGTAGAGGCATGCGTGATCTGCCCCAGTGAATCACGAGCGAAGGTGATGGTTAAACTGAGTGCCGGAATATATAAAGAGTCTGCCCCAATTGACTGGGCAGGCACGCTTGGAGTGGGAGGTAAATGGGCGAACAGTGATGATCCACTTGTGGTAAGCCGTAAAACGTGCGCCTCACTCAAATCATAGATTCCTTCATAATCACCAGATTTGTCCCCAAGGCTCAGGGGAGTTGGAGGGATTTCAGGGGGGCCCATGAATCCTCCCAGATAGTGTTCAGCAACAAGCTGTGCCATCGCAGTAGCATTCAGAGATGCATGGTTGCCAAGTACAATGACGGCAAACTCGTGATCGGGGATCCGAAGAATTGTCGTTCGAAAACCAGCCCAACCACCCGAATGGGAGAGTGTATTCAATCCTCTGTACGTCCCTCGAACCAGTCCAAAACCATATGGAAGGGTCGTACTATCACTGAGTTGCCCCTGTAAATTCATCATAGAATGCACAGCAGGCGTTCCTAGGCTCTGGTCCTCAAAGTTCTGCACCCAATTGAGCAGGTCCTCAGTGGTTGTATGCAGGGAGCTGGACCCGGTCGCCATAAGACCATTACCGATGCGCTGAAATTCCCCGGACTGTAGACTGTAGCTTGTTACGCGTCCTGACACAACTTCTTCGTGATCATCCTGAAAAAACGTACGGGTCATTCCAAGTGGCTCGAATATCCGGTCTTTCATGAAAGTCCGGAAGGATTGTCCGCTGATACGCTCAATCACAAGGGCAAGAAGGGTATAGCCCGTATTCGAGTAGCTGTATCGAGTCCCTGGAACGAAATTCAATGTTTGTTGATGCTTCACAAAAAAGAGAATCTCCTCCATGGAGATCACGTCCTCCAATTCACGTCCAGAAAGTCCGAGCATTCCCGGCCAGTCCCTGAGTCCACTGGTATGGTAGAGCAGGTTTTCGATTGTAATTGTATGTCCGAAATCCGGTAACTCCGGCAGGTAGGTCCGTAGATCTTCATCCAGTGTGATCTTTCCTTCGTCAACCAGCATTGCGATTGCAAATGCGCAGAATTGCTTGGACACTGAGGCAATGTCGAAGACACTGGCGGATGAAATTGGGATCGCGTGTTCCAGGTTGGCCGTCCCATATCCTTCGTGATGGATGACTGCCCCCCGGTACAGTACGGCTACCGCTGCTCCAGGACTTTTGTCTGTGTCCCAAGGGCGGAAGAGTTTATCCACCTGTGCATAGACCGGAGTATTCACTACTACGATCAGCCATATGAGGAGTCGGTAGGTCATTGGTCCATTTTCTCAAACCAGACATCCTGAGAGCGTCCAGAACTGATATGAACCCCGGTTAAACGATCATTTTCCCGTTTGAATTCGAAAGAACTCAGGTACCATGTGTCACTGGAAAAGGAGTCCCTTCCTGTCCGAGACAGCGTGGCTAGCTCGCCTCGCTGGGAGCGTGCACGCAGTGTATCAGACTCAAGGGAAATGTAGATCGTGCTACCGAGTTCACGGCTATGATATGCACCCTCGTACGCGTTCAGGCTTTTTTCCTCAATGAAGAAAGTGGCAATCTTAAGCGCCATATTTGATGGGTTGAATTCCTCTAGGTTGCCAAGCACAACAATGCCAAGGTCATGATTGGGGAACCGTCCTGCCCAGGCACGGAATCCCCGGTGAGAGCCACTATGGCCAATAGATTGTGTCCCTCTAAATCGTCCGTAGCTGAGACCAAATGCATACGTAAGTGTATCTCCATCGGAGAGGATCCCGCGTGAATGTGCCAGATCTCGCGTCTGGGTTCCACCGACATCGCCTCGCTTCAATGCGGTGAGCCACCGACCCAGGTCCAGTGCCGTCGTATAGAGTCCACTGGCTCCAACACTGGAGTAATTCACACGTTGAGCTTTATATCCACCGAGTGCAGTGATATAGCCGGAGGCAACATTTTCGATCACCTGCCCCCGTTTTGAGCGGAACTGTGAATTCGTCATTCCAAGTGGCAGGAAAAAGTTGTCATGCATCCATTCGCTGAATGATTGTCCGCTCACGCGTTCAATAATTTCTGCCATCAGTGTATAGCCGGAGTTGCTATACATATATTGTTCTCCGGGATCAAAATTCAGATCATTTTGGCGATAAATAAGGCGCAAAATGTCGTCCTTGGTGATCACATCATCCATCCGGTACCCAGCCAGCGCCAGAAGGCTGAATTCGTCACGCAGTCCACTGGTGTGATGAACTAAATGCCGCACGGTAATTGGAGAGGTGAAGGATGCCAGTTCTGGTACATAGTCTGTGACCGGGTCATCAAGTGAAATTTTGGCTTGGGTCGCGAGGAGCGCAATTCCGTAGGCGGTGAATTGCTTTGATACACTTGCAACCATGAAGACAGTATGGGGAGTGACCAGGATATTGTGTTCCAGGTCGGCTACACCGTATCCCTTGGCAAAGTGGATGCTGTCACCGCGCACGATTACAACCGCTGCACCAGGAGTATCCGGTTGATCCACGGCAGAGAAAAGGGAATCGACATGGGCCTCCAGCGACTGACCAAATGCGGGCCAGGCGAAAGCAAACAGACATGAAATGAGAATCTTGCGTAGCATGGGGTATGCAAAGGCACAATTTAATCAGTATC
Protein-coding sequences here:
- the hisI gene encoding phosphoribosyl-AMP cyclohydrolase, producing MSELTTEKMTDIAFNQDGLVPVVVQEATTLEVLMLAYMNQDTLEQTLRTGTMTYWSRSRGCVWVKGETSGQFQIVKSAKLDCDRDTLLFMVEQQGGGACHTGARTCFFRDLM
- a CDS encoding beta-lactamase family protein yields the protein MLRKILISCLFAFAWPAFGQSLEAHVDSLFSAVDQPDTPGAAVVIVRGDSIHFAKGYGVADLEHNILVTPHTVFMVASVSKQFTAYGIALLATQAKISLDDPVTDYVPELASFTSPITVRHLVHHTSGLRDEFSLLALAGYRMDDVITKDDILRLIYRQNDLNFDPGEQYMYSNSGYTLMAEIIERVSGQSFSEWMHDNFFLPLGMTNSQFRSKRGQVIENVASGYITALGGYKAQRVNYSSVGASGLYTTALDLGRWLTALKRGDVGGTQTRDLAHSRGILSDGDTLTYAFGLSYGRFRGTQSIGHSGSHRGFRAWAGRFPNHDLGIVVLGNLEEFNPSNMALKIATFFIEEKSLNAYEGAYHSRELGSTIYISLESDTLRARSQRGELATLSRTGRDSFSSDTWYLSSFEFKRENDRLTGVHISSGRSQDVWFEKMDQ
- a CDS encoding beta-lactamase family protein, whose translation is MTYRLLIWLIVVVNTPVYAQVDKLFRPWDTDKSPGAAVAVLYRGAVIHHEGYGTANLEHAIPISSASVFDIASVSKQFCAFAIAMLVDEGKITLDEDLRTYLPELPDFGHTITIENLLYHTSGLRDWPGMLGLSGRELEDVISMEEILFFVKHQQTLNFVPGTRYSYSNTGYTLLALVIERISGQSFRTFMKDRIFEPLGMTRTFFQDDHEEVVSGRVTSYSLQSGEFQRIGNGLMATGSSSLHTTTEDLLNWVQNFEDQSLGTPAVHSMMNLQGQLSDSTTLPYGFGLVRGTYRGLNTLSHSGGWAGFRTTILRIPDHEFAVIVLGNHASLNATAMAQLVAEHYLGGFMGPPEIPPTPLSLGDKSGDYEGIYDLSEAHVLRLTTSGSSLFAHLPPTPSVPAQSIGADSLYIPALSLTITFARDSLGQITHASTTDLEAERLPLPKEIDLTPFEGCYNSAELGVSYWMRTEDGKLIATGPRGKEFELTNALENVFTSDSWLMPVIRFFVDTSTQTVSYFEANSSRNRKVVFNKGC
- a CDS encoding 6-bladed beta-propeller; protein product: MTMNRREFTQRTSSAALLTFFPVSIISKRPEPGELIGHGDYRYRVHRTWGDLDSEVTPINNCHEMVQDQAGRLIMIGDETRNNILIYDTSGNLLDTWGSDYPYGHGLTIWEAGGEEFLFICDNGFDGNPQVVKTTLAGEVVMRLPHPKAVGAYEESDAFHPTETAIAPNGDIYVADGYGSQWILQFNSKGEYIRKFGGRGDEDHQFQTAHGVCVDLRNPEMPSLVCTSRGHNAFKRFSLSGDYLSTIFLPGAYVCRAVIHGETMYSGVCWSRLRYLNQTPDSGFVTILDKHDQVVSNPGGTPPVYENGQLQLMLQEKAIFNHCHDVCVDNDENLYVCQWNAGKTYPIKLERV
- a CDS encoding TPM domain-containing protein; its protein translation is MTIWKSTFCLASVILMVGCLIENQISEPDWIVDRADVLDAEEESALLNLLSDFYDSTSVTIVGVTAESIRGQSIELHAASLYASWELGSIETHNGILVLLRADERLVQITVGSGMAQELPSLVLDSIKVEMAELFGLGDYYGGFERGFDMLMRRAGAVPWTIAYTSIFDAERDSLHSMDEIVSTEGVITGFQEDLVILTDSDGRDVRLMVPTEAPILSLEDVIGFTGRIVQLQPIQVQVLNLEADYTLELLN